One Lottiidibacillus patelloidae genomic region harbors:
- the ylbJ gene encoding sporulation integral membrane protein YlbJ, with amino-acid sequence MNASTIKTITLSLSTTFIAFSLILFPKASFEASLRGLQMWWEVVFPSLLPFFIVSELLIGFGVVRFIGVLLEPIMRPLFRVPGSGGFVWAMGLASGFPAGAKFTARLRQEEELTAIEAERLVSFTNSSNPLFIFSAISVGFFANAQLGILLALSHYLGNICVGLLMRFHGKKEEKKKQNEKKKPILIEAFKSMHVTRLEDKRPFGKLLGDAVYSSISTLLMIGGFIILFSVLNSILSLINLTSILATGISILLAVFYLPDFLSVPLLSGLFEITLGSKLTSATENVSLLHKVIITSFILGFSGFSVQAQVASILAETDIRFKPFFVARIFHGLIAAFLAYVLYEPIYQNRLGKDLPVFAPFYENNQAESTAWQLWEHLTSIGPLFTLFGLCLFITMHMGRMKNERTN; translated from the coding sequence TTGAATGCTTCTACTATTAAAACAATAACCCTATCATTATCAACGACATTCATTGCCTTTTCATTGATTCTTTTTCCTAAAGCATCCTTTGAAGCATCCTTAAGAGGTTTGCAAATGTGGTGGGAAGTCGTCTTTCCATCATTACTCCCGTTTTTTATCGTATCTGAGCTACTTATCGGCTTTGGGGTCGTTCGTTTTATAGGCGTTTTATTAGAACCTATTATGAGGCCACTATTCCGTGTTCCTGGAAGTGGTGGATTCGTTTGGGCAATGGGACTGGCATCGGGGTTTCCGGCCGGAGCAAAATTTACAGCAAGACTACGGCAAGAGGAAGAATTGACGGCAATTGAGGCTGAAAGATTAGTTTCTTTCACAAACTCTTCAAACCCTCTTTTTATTTTCAGTGCTATTTCAGTCGGTTTTTTTGCAAATGCGCAACTTGGCATTTTACTGGCATTATCACATTATTTAGGGAATATTTGCGTTGGTCTTTTAATGCGATTTCACGGTAAAAAAGAAGAAAAGAAAAAACAAAATGAGAAAAAGAAACCAATCCTCATTGAAGCTTTTAAATCGATGCATGTAACGAGATTAGAGGATAAAAGGCCATTTGGTAAGCTGTTAGGAGATGCAGTATACTCTTCCATTTCTACGCTACTAATGATCGGTGGCTTTATTATATTATTTTCTGTACTAAATAGTATTTTATCTCTCATCAATTTAACTTCTATTTTAGCAACAGGTATTTCTATACTATTAGCTGTATTCTATCTCCCAGATTTCTTAAGTGTTCCCCTATTATCAGGGTTATTTGAAATAACGCTAGGCAGTAAGCTTACTAGTGCCACAGAAAATGTTTCGTTGTTACATAAAGTAATTATAACTAGTTTCATATTAGGGTTTAGCGGTTTTTCCGTACAAGCACAAGTTGCTAGTATCCTAGCTGAAACTGATATTCGCTTCAAACCATTTTTTGTGGCACGAATTTTTCACGGGCTAATTGCTGCATTCTTAGCGTACGTACTCTATGAACCAATATATCAAAATAGATTAGGTAAAGACTTGCCAGTTTTCGCGCCATTTTACGAAAACAACCAAGCTGAGTCTACAGCTTGGCAGTTATGGGAGCATCTTACTTCAATCGGTCCACTCTTTACGTTATTCGGACTATGTTTATTTATAACAATGCATATGGGTAGAATGAAAAACGAGCGAACTAATTAA
- a CDS encoding patatin-like phospholipase family protein, translated as MANPKIGIALGSGGARGFAHVGVIKSLIEEGIPIDLIAGSSMGSLVAAFYGSGYDMNTMVKLSTSFRRKYYLDFTLPKMGFISGRKVKELVRFFTKGKTIEELSIPVGIVATDLLKGEKVVFTKGNLSDAVRASISIPGIFVPEQIDGRLYIDGGVVDRVPVTVAKEMGADIVIAVDVSPFIAEPKISSIQDVIIQSIDIMQRELVRHMAMDANVMIRPKTEKFSSRAFENIQEIIECGERETKKCIPKIKEEIEKWKEQEGCS; from the coding sequence GTGGCTAACCCTAAAATAGGAATTGCACTTGGTTCAGGTGGTGCTAGAGGTTTTGCACATGTTGGTGTGATAAAATCATTAATAGAAGAAGGAATACCAATTGACCTCATTGCTGGTAGTAGCATGGGATCATTGGTTGCCGCCTTTTATGGTTCTGGATATGATATGAATACAATGGTAAAATTATCTACATCATTTAGAAGAAAATATTACTTAGATTTTACCCTTCCTAAGATGGGGTTTATTTCTGGTAGAAAAGTAAAGGAATTAGTGAGGTTCTTCACGAAAGGTAAAACAATTGAAGAATTATCTATACCTGTTGGAATTGTTGCCACCGATTTATTAAAAGGGGAAAAAGTAGTTTTCACAAAAGGAAATTTAAGCGATGCGGTAAGAGCTAGTATTTCTATACCTGGAATATTCGTTCCAGAGCAAATCGATGGTAGATTATATATCGATGGTGGAGTCGTAGATCGGGTGCCTGTCACCGTAGCAAAAGAAATGGGTGCAGATATTGTCATCGCAGTTGATGTTTCCCCATTTATTGCAGAACCAAAAATTAGTTCAATTCAAGATGTTATCATTCAAAGCATCGATATTATGCAACGAGAACTAGTGAGACATATGGCGATGGATGCCAACGTTATGATTCGACCGAAGACTGAGAAATTTAGTTCTCGTGCGTTTGAAAACATTCAAGAAATTATTGAGTGTGGTGAAAGGGAAACAAAAAAATGTATACCAAAAATAAAAGAAGAAATTGAGAAGTGGAAGGAGCAAGAAGGTTGTTCTTAA
- a CDS encoding SepM family pheromone-processing serine protease — protein sequence MFLKNSLRKFSILSFLLIVLAVTFIELPYYVTQPGDAQNLTPLVAVEGGHGSEGAFMLTTVLVGKANVVNYLWAKVSDYRDLYSIEEIRRDDESDEEYHTRQLHYMENSKETAIIVAYTKANKTIEIKDKGLVVLSIIEGMPSEKALQVGDRIVAADKHTIFNHEDLEVAIEGKKKGDIIQFEIIRANESLTVTLPLAPFPKKYQVGTEEKVGIGISHKVERELITDPKIEVDSEDIGGPSAGLMFTLAIYNQLVETDLTHGLKIAGTGTISESGKVGPIGGIKQKVVAADHAGAAIFFAPNEGGDEDSNYKNALKAAEDIGTTMKIVPVDTFEDALNYLMNLK from the coding sequence TTGTTCTTAAAAAACTCATTGCGGAAATTTTCTATCCTATCGTTCTTGTTAATTGTACTAGCTGTCACATTTATTGAATTACCTTATTATGTTACACAGCCAGGAGACGCTCAAAATTTAACTCCATTGGTTGCCGTTGAGGGTGGACATGGCTCTGAAGGTGCATTTATGTTGACGACAGTGCTAGTTGGCAAGGCAAATGTGGTTAATTATCTATGGGCAAAAGTTAGTGACTATCGAGATTTATATTCTATTGAGGAAATTCGCCGTGATGATGAAAGTGATGAAGAATATCATACTAGACAATTACATTACATGGAAAACTCGAAAGAAACAGCGATTATTGTTGCCTATACTAAAGCTAATAAAACGATTGAAATAAAAGATAAAGGTTTGGTAGTCCTTTCAATTATTGAAGGAATGCCATCGGAAAAAGCCCTCCAAGTTGGCGACCGAATTGTCGCTGCGGACAAACATACAATTTTTAATCATGAAGATTTAGAAGTTGCGATTGAAGGGAAAAAGAAAGGCGATATAATTCAATTTGAAATAATCCGAGCAAACGAATCGTTGACAGTTACCTTGCCTTTAGCTCCTTTTCCAAAGAAATATCAAGTAGGTACAGAGGAAAAAGTAGGTATTGGTATATCGCATAAGGTAGAACGTGAATTAATAACAGATCCGAAAATTGAAGTTGATTCTGAAGATATCGGTGGCCCATCTGCTGGACTTATGTTTACGTTAGCTATTTACAACCAACTAGTTGAAACTGATCTAACACATGGTTTGAAAATTGCCGGAACTGGTACAATCTCTGAAAGTGGGAAAGTTGGCCCGATTGGTGGAATTAAACAGAAAGTAGTTGCTGCGGATCATGCTGGTGCAGCCATATTTTTCGCCCCAAATGAAGGTGGGGATGAAGACTCAAATTATAAAAATGCTTTAAAAGCGGCAGAGGATATTGGAACAACGATGAAAATTGTACCTGTCGATACTTTTGAAGATGCATTGAACTATTTAATGAACCTTAAGTAA
- a CDS encoding nucleotidyltransferase: protein MKAAGVIVEYNPFHNGHYFHLQGTKEQTNADVYIAVMSGNFLQRGEPALVSKWTRAKMALQAGVDLVIELPYAFATGKAEVFSNGAISALDTLFVSDICFGSEHGSIDAFKNTVQYMTENKQVFDEQLKKEIAKGYSFPKASSLAYNSLDSAKYTVDLSMPNNILGYHYVKAIHEQKSSIQPHTLKRTGAGYHDEKPFDNTIASATGIRKILLGNNGELNKIKSLVPETTYDALISYYESYQTYHHWDIYFPYLQYKLSVTDPAELRTIYEAEEGLEYRVIDKIKDASNFTEFMEAIKTKRYTWTRLQRFLTHILTNTTKEEMAPYLEKMEVNYIRILGMTDRGQAYLKEVKKKVEKPIITNLNAKHDDPMLKMDIRATRAYALGYPQEIRTSLINQEYRTTPVRISHL from the coding sequence ATGAAAGCTGCTGGTGTTATCGTAGAATACAATCCGTTTCATAATGGGCATTACTTTCACCTTCAAGGTACAAAAGAACAAACAAATGCAGATGTTTACATCGCTGTAATGAGCGGAAACTTCTTACAACGTGGCGAGCCTGCATTAGTTTCTAAATGGACTCGTGCAAAAATGGCATTACAAGCTGGCGTTGACTTAGTTATTGAATTGCCATATGCCTTTGCTACAGGGAAAGCCGAAGTTTTTTCTAATGGTGCAATTTCTGCTTTAGATACGTTATTCGTTTCAGACATCTGTTTTGGTAGTGAACACGGTTCAATTGATGCATTCAAGAACACTGTACAATACATGACAGAAAATAAACAAGTTTTTGACGAACAATTAAAAAAAGAAATTGCTAAAGGGTATAGTTTTCCAAAAGCTTCATCTCTAGCCTATAATTCCCTAGACAGTGCAAAATATACTGTTGACTTATCAATGCCAAATAATATTTTAGGTTACCATTATGTTAAAGCAATTCACGAACAAAAAAGTTCTATCCAGCCACATACGTTAAAAAGAACGGGCGCAGGCTATCACGATGAAAAGCCATTCGATAATACAATCGCAAGTGCTACTGGAATTAGAAAAATATTACTTGGCAATAATGGCGAACTTAATAAAATTAAATCATTAGTCCCAGAAACTACATATGATGCACTAATCAGCTATTATGAATCATATCAGACTTATCATCATTGGGATATATATTTCCCTTATTTACAATATAAACTATCAGTGACAGACCCTGCTGAACTTCGAACCATATATGAGGCCGAAGAAGGTTTAGAATATCGTGTGATAGACAAAATAAAAGATGCTTCAAATTTCACTGAATTCATGGAAGCCATTAAAACGAAAAGATATACTTGGACTCGTTTACAGCGCTTTTTAACCCATATCTTAACGAATACAACGAAAGAAGAAATGGCACCTTATTTAGAGAAAATGGAAGTCAATTATATAAGAATATTAGGGATGACAGATCGAGGACAAGCTTATTTAAAAGAAGTAAAGAAAAAAGTTGAAAAACCAATCATTACAAACTTAAATGCAAAACATGATGATCCAATGTTAAAAATGGACATCCGTGCCACTAGAGCATATGCACTTGGATATCCTCAAGAGATAAGAACAAGCTTAATTAATCAAGAATACCGTACAACCCCTGTGCGCATCAGTCACTTATAA
- a CDS encoding YceD family protein — protein sequence MKWSVFQLNRYRDTGININETVDVSDLMERESQIKKIDPVTVTGRGDIGAGKITFQLHITGEMILPCSRTLEDVEYPLDIHTVETFLLSDNASMYEDEDIHSIDGETLDLLPYVKENILLEVPLQIFKENIEEGQETEAPPKGNDWELISENEKPKQLDPRLAELAKFFDKN from the coding sequence ATGAAATGGTCAGTATTTCAACTAAATCGATACCGTGATACGGGAATAAATATTAATGAAACAGTAGATGTAAGTGACCTTATGGAACGAGAGTCACAAATTAAAAAGATTGACCCAGTTACTGTAACCGGTCGAGGAGACATCGGTGCTGGTAAGATTACTTTTCAATTGCATATTACTGGGGAAATGATATTACCTTGTTCGCGGACATTAGAGGATGTGGAATATCCATTAGATATCCATACAGTAGAAACGTTTCTCTTAAGCGATAATGCCTCGATGTATGAAGATGAAGATATTCATAGTATTGATGGAGAAACCCTTGACTTATTACCGTATGTCAAGGAAAATATCTTACTAGAAGTTCCGTTACAAATTTTCAAAGAGAATATTGAAGAAGGTCAGGAAACAGAGGCGCCTCCAAAAGGTAACGATTGGGAGCTAATCTCTGAAAACGAAAAGCCGAAACAATTGGATCCGAGATTAGCGGAATTAGCTAAATTTTTTGATAAAAATTAA
- the rpmF gene encoding 50S ribosomal protein L32 has translation MAVPFRKTSKTKKRLRRTHFKLQVPGMVACPNCGELKISHRICKECGQYKGKEVISK, from the coding sequence GTGGCAGTACCTTTTAGAAAAACTTCTAAAACGAAAAAAAGACTTCGCCGTACTCATTTTAAGTTACAAGTTCCAGGCATGGTTGCTTGCCCTAACTGTGGTGAGTTGAAGATTTCACACCGTATCTGTAAAGAGTGTGGACAGTACAAAGGAAAAGAAGTTATTAGCAAATAA
- a CDS encoding enoyl-CoA hydratase/isomerase family protein translates to MEKVTYKKMGSLCWIMINRPNVHNAIDYDVMDQLMSHLTTAEKDSGVKAIILTGAGEKTFCSGGDLQKFHSLHTKEEALVMLSKMGDVLYRIATFPKITVAFLNGTAVGGGCELATSCDYRLALPGNKFGFIQGSLGITTGWGGTTLLMERIHPSLALPLLHSCERKQTEEGLKIGFINSLLNREEPIEAQIEEWIKPLIHPSLAVLQSYKSYYIDRLHTLDVKVRMEREIEQCATLWQEKEHHDAVNAFLRK, encoded by the coding sequence ATGGAGAAAGTGACTTACAAAAAAATGGGATCTTTATGTTGGATAATGATTAACCGTCCAAACGTTCACAATGCAATTGATTATGATGTCATGGATCAATTGATGTCCCACTTAACTACAGCAGAAAAGGATAGTGGTGTAAAAGCTATCATTTTAACAGGGGCTGGCGAAAAAACGTTTTGTTCTGGTGGAGACTTGCAAAAGTTTCATTCGTTACATACGAAGGAAGAAGCATTGGTAATGCTTTCTAAAATGGGAGATGTTTTATATCGCATTGCGACATTCCCAAAAATTACAGTAGCCTTTTTAAATGGCACGGCTGTTGGTGGAGGGTGTGAACTTGCAACATCATGTGATTACAGACTAGCTCTCCCTGGCAATAAATTTGGATTCATCCAAGGTAGTTTAGGAATAACAACTGGTTGGGGAGGTACTACTCTACTAATGGAAAGAATTCATCCTAGTTTAGCATTGCCATTATTACATTCTTGTGAAAGAAAACAGACAGAGGAAGGTTTGAAAATTGGCTTTATCAATAGCCTTTTAAATAGAGAAGAACCTATTGAAGCACAAATAGAAGAGTGGATTAAACCACTAATTCATCCTAGTTTAGCAGTTTTACAGTCGTATAAAAGTTATTATATCGATCGCCTTCATACACTGGATGTTAAAGTTCGAATGGAGCGTGAAATAGAACAATGTGCAACGCTTTGGCAAGAAAAAGAACATCACGATGCAGTTAATGCTTTTCTGAGAAAGTAA
- a CDS encoding RsfA family transcriptional regulator: MSVIRQDAWTDNEDMMLAEVVLRHIREGSTQLAAFEEIGAQLRRSAAACGFRWNSLVRKKYNTAVELAKKQRKELKKKPKRKNEKHNFTYSKPQENSENITINQVINFLASLNNNNSNADVKRENDELKEENERLKRDLILLQDKYQSIQKDYRSLLDIMNRARQMIVVNDDKQAKYKNGNAQLQDAKK; encoded by the coding sequence ATGTCAGTCATTAGGCAAGATGCATGGACAGATAATGAGGATATGATGCTTGCGGAAGTAGTTTTAAGGCATATTCGTGAGGGAAGTACACAGTTAGCAGCATTTGAGGAAATTGGGGCTCAATTAAGAAGATCTGCCGCAGCTTGTGGGTTTCGTTGGAATTCATTAGTTCGAAAAAAATATAATACTGCCGTTGAATTAGCAAAAAAACAACGCAAAGAATTAAAGAAAAAACCAAAAAGAAAAAATGAAAAACATAACTTTACGTATAGTAAACCGCAAGAAAATAGTGAAAATATTACAATTAATCAAGTAATTAATTTCTTGGCTTCTTTAAACAATAACAACAGCAACGCGGATGTTAAACGTGAAAACGATGAGTTGAAAGAAGAAAATGAGCGATTAAAAAGAGATTTAATATTGCTACAAGATAAGTATCAAAGTATTCAGAAGGACTACCGTTCATTATTGGATATTATGAATCGCGCGCGACAAATGATTGTTGTAAATGATGATAAGCAAGCAAAATATAAAAATGGAAATGCTCAATTACAAGATGCAAAAAAATAA
- a CDS encoding N-acetyltransferase, which translates to MENYKVKRLIVNYKTLEEFKKFKQYGLQELSMLEDLQSNIIENDSESPFYGIYFGDKLVARMSLYKVDKQFDRYFEPQHEFLELWKLEVLPNYCNKGYGTALVNFAKSFKLPIKTNPRVQSHGFWERMGFETVTYDVQRDRGENPLVWLPEGVKLKED; encoded by the coding sequence TTGGAAAATTATAAAGTAAAACGATTAATTGTAAATTACAAAACGTTAGAAGAGTTTAAAAAGTTTAAACAATATGGCTTACAAGAGTTATCAATGCTTGAAGATTTGCAAAGTAATATTATTGAAAATGATAGCGAATCCCCTTTTTACGGTATCTATTTCGGAGATAAATTAGTTGCACGTATGAGTCTTTATAAGGTTGATAAACAATTCGACAGATATTTTGAACCACAACACGAGTTTTTAGAACTTTGGAAACTGGAAGTATTACCTAACTATTGCAACAAAGGGTATGGAACAGCTTTAGTAAACTTCGCTAAAAGCTTTAAACTACCAATCAAAACTAATCCGCGTGTTCAATCACATGGTTTTTGGGAAAGAATGGGGTTTGAAACGGTTACTTACGATGTACAACGTGACAGAGGCGAGAATCCATTAGTTTGGTTACCTGAAGGCGTAAAATTAAAAGAAGATTAA
- a CDS encoding 2-dehydropantoate 2-reductase, whose product MRIAIVGGGAIGLLFANYLTKANHHVTIIVRRKEQEMEIKKHGISLTGQEEQMDVEVRQSNDFIEQEFDLIVVTVKQTAIKEVVLNINRGILRANAFLFVQNGMGHLTSIRQFKNKSIYIGVVEHGAKRISDNMVHHTGIGKVNVGLLKGNEHELQVLVKQLTSEKFPVNYAQNAEKIVKEKLVINAVINPLTALYRIKNGQLLHNEHFIAVMKKLFDEAMVVLNLENRADMWEEITRICRSTASNDSSMQVDLTVGRETEIEAISGYIIREAKEKNISVPFTTFVYESIKGMSAITERG is encoded by the coding sequence GTGAGGATTGCAATCGTTGGAGGAGGAGCTATCGGGTTATTGTTTGCTAACTATTTAACGAAAGCAAATCATCACGTTACAATCATTGTCAGACGAAAAGAACAAGAAATGGAAATAAAGAAACACGGAATATCTTTAACGGGTCAAGAAGAGCAAATGGATGTGGAAGTAAGACAAAGCAACGACTTTATTGAACAGGAATTTGATTTAATCGTTGTTACGGTTAAACAAACGGCTATAAAAGAAGTTGTTTTAAACATAAATCGAGGAATTTTGCGAGCAAATGCGTTCCTTTTTGTACAAAATGGAATGGGGCATTTGACGTCAATTCGTCAATTTAAAAATAAGTCGATATATATAGGTGTCGTTGAGCATGGTGCCAAAAGGATTTCTGACAATATGGTACATCATACTGGGATAGGCAAGGTCAATGTTGGACTGCTAAAGGGAAATGAACATGAACTTCAGGTCCTTGTAAAGCAGTTAACTTCTGAAAAATTCCCAGTCAATTACGCTCAAAATGCAGAGAAAATAGTGAAAGAGAAATTAGTTATTAATGCGGTCATTAACCCTCTAACTGCATTATATCGAATAAAAAATGGCCAATTATTACATAACGAACATTTTATCGCGGTCATGAAAAAATTGTTTGACGAAGCGATGGTAGTTTTAAATTTAGAAAATCGTGCTGACATGTGGGAAGAGATAACTCGTATTTGTAGATCGACTGCAAGCAACGACTCATCGATGCAAGTGGATCTTACAGTAGGTAGAGAAACAGAAATAGAAGCAATAAGTGGTTATATCATTCGGGAAGCAAAGGAAAAAAATATTAGTGTGCCTTTTACGACATTTGTTTATGAGAGTATAAAAGGAATGTCTGCAATTACGGAAAGAGGCTAG
- a CDS encoding DUF3397 domain-containing protein has translation MTTFISGVLATIVTIPFIGFALAFFISSKILLDNKRAVKIAADASTILFMISVHFIIYEIWQQSFLWLILIVILVTAIAMALLQRSLYDDIHILKILKGTWRVNFLLFVLCYLVLFTYGLTAKVLTAFS, from the coding sequence ATGACAACTTTCATTTCAGGAGTTTTAGCAACAATTGTTACTATCCCTTTTATAGGATTTGCGCTCGCTTTCTTTATTTCTTCTAAAATATTATTAGATAATAAACGAGCGGTCAAAATAGCAGCGGATGCTTCTACCATCTTATTTATGATTTCTGTTCATTTTATTATTTACGAAATTTGGCAGCAATCTTTCTTATGGTTAATCTTAATTGTTATATTAGTAACAGCAATAGCGATGGCGCTGTTACAACGGAGCTTATATGATGATATCCACATACTAAAAATATTAAAAGGTACATGGCGTGTTAACTTTTTATTATTTGTGTTATGTTATCTCGTTTTATTTACCTATGGATTAACGGCAAAAGTGCTTACAGCGTTTTCATAA
- the bshC gene encoding bacillithiol biosynthesis cysteine-adding enzyme BshC, producing the protein MEVVELTLPQKNAFASTYLEQTDRVMSFFHYNYKEQKSFEERRKELAERSFPREKLVHVLTNYNKKFNFTNKTLQNISKLKDANTTVVIGGQQAGLLTGPLYSIHKIISIIQLAEQQEQKLGHPVVPVFWIAGEDHDFQEINHVYTSKQGKISKNIIPHKISEKEPVSHVLIDKQITKKWMREVVATYGDREYTKEILQLLEEKIEVSTSYTDFFAHLISSLLPNSGLILVDAQDHAIRELEGPFFEKLITENEKLQQAIKGKELEMKKEQYSLPFTSDDLDTNLFFLSSGNRVLLERTKQGYYWGKHNEVMLKSDELLTFAKTSPQLLSNNVATRPLMQDYVFPTLAFIAGPGEIAYWGLLKDAFSLYNMKMPPVVPRHMVTIIERHIEKRMAHYQLSDKSILLAGTRSEKEAWLKQQTKVDIDSTFRKVKSELEKIHRNLRQEMNTISPSLNEYGKHNLEYLNRQLTNYENKVKKIIVEQQSVDLKRFDDIDIALRPLQAPQERMWSVIYYINRYGLDFCERLLNLELSFNDKHKIIKL; encoded by the coding sequence ATGGAAGTAGTAGAGCTTACGCTGCCGCAAAAAAATGCCTTTGCCTCTACATATTTAGAGCAAACGGATCGAGTGATGTCGTTCTTTCATTACAATTATAAAGAGCAAAAAAGCTTTGAAGAAAGACGAAAAGAACTTGCAGAACGAAGCTTTCCTAGAGAGAAGCTAGTTCATGTACTTACAAATTATAATAAGAAATTTAACTTTACTAATAAAACGTTGCAAAATATCTCAAAATTAAAAGATGCAAATACGACTGTAGTCATTGGTGGTCAACAAGCAGGATTGTTAACTGGACCACTTTATTCCATTCATAAAATAATTTCCATTATTCAGTTGGCTGAGCAGCAAGAACAAAAATTAGGTCATCCTGTCGTTCCAGTATTTTGGATAGCTGGGGAAGATCATGACTTTCAAGAAATTAACCATGTTTACACGAGTAAACAGGGTAAAATTAGTAAAAACATTATTCCTCATAAAATCTCGGAAAAAGAACCTGTATCACATGTTTTAATAGACAAGCAGATAACTAAGAAATGGATGAGGGAAGTTGTTGCTACATACGGAGACAGAGAATATACGAAAGAAATACTTCAATTATTAGAAGAAAAGATTGAGGTGTCAACTAGTTATACTGACTTTTTTGCACACTTAATTTCTTCGTTACTTCCTAACAGTGGATTAATTTTAGTCGATGCACAAGATCATGCAATTCGTGAATTAGAAGGACCATTTTTCGAGAAATTAATAACGGAGAATGAGAAACTTCAACAGGCTATTAAAGGCAAAGAACTAGAAATGAAGAAAGAACAATATTCCCTCCCTTTTACAAGTGACGATTTAGATACAAACTTGTTTTTCTTAAGTAGTGGGAATCGAGTATTACTTGAGCGGACAAAGCAGGGCTATTATTGGGGAAAGCATAATGAAGTAATGCTAAAGTCGGATGAATTATTAACCTTTGCAAAAACATCTCCACAATTATTGAGTAATAACGTAGCAACACGGCCACTAATGCAAGACTACGTATTTCCAACGTTAGCTTTTATCGCTGGACCAGGTGAAATTGCTTACTGGGGCCTGTTAAAAGATGCTTTTTCTTTGTACAATATGAAGATGCCACCTGTCGTTCCGCGCCACATGGTGACAATTATCGAACGTCATATAGAAAAACGAATGGCACATTACCAATTGTCAGACAAGTCTATCTTGCTTGCTGGTACAAGGTCTGAAAAAGAAGCTTGGTTAAAACAGCAAACGAAAGTAGATATCGACAGTACTTTTAGAAAAGTGAAAAGTGAATTAGAAAAGATTCATCGTAACCTTAGACAAGAAATGAATACTATATCGCCAAGTTTGAATGAATATGGCAAGCATAATTTAGAATACTTAAATAGACAGTTAACAAATTATGAGAACAAAGTGAAGAAGATAATAGTTGAGCAACAATCAGTCGATCTAAAACGCTTTGATGATATTGACATAGCGTTGAGACCTTTGCAAGCACCACAAGAAAGAATGTGGTCAGTCATATATTATATAAATCGCTATGGTCTTGATTTTTGCGAGCGGCTTCTTAATTTGGAGCTAAGTTTTAATGATAAACATAAAATAATTAAACTTTGA
- the mraZ gene encoding division/cell wall cluster transcriptional repressor MraZ → MFMGEYNHNIDEKGRLIVPAKFRDNLGSTFVVTRGLDTCLFVYPMSEWKKLEDKLKSLPFTKKDARAFTRFFFSGATESEIDKQGRVNISAPLRNYGKLDKECVVIGVSNRIEIWSKNIWEPYFEESGESFADIAENMIDFDM, encoded by the coding sequence ATGTTCATGGGAGAATATAACCATAATATCGATGAAAAAGGCAGACTTATCGTCCCAGCAAAGTTTCGTGATAATCTTGGATCAACCTTCGTTGTGACAAGAGGGTTAGATACTTGTCTCTTTGTATATCCAATGTCAGAGTGGAAAAAACTTGAAGACAAGCTGAAATCACTTCCATTCACGAAAAAAGATGCCCGAGCTTTTACTCGTTTTTTCTTCTCAGGAGCAACAGAGAGTGAAATTGATAAACAAGGACGAGTTAATATTTCAGCACCACTTAGAAACTACGGAAAATTAGATAAAGAATGTGTCGTCATTGGCGTTTCTAATCGCATTGAAATTTGGAGTAAGAATATTTGGGAGCCATATTTTGAAGAATCAGGAGAATCTTTTGCAGATATTGCGGAAAATATGATTGACTTTGACATGTAG